The Anoplopoma fimbria isolate UVic2021 breed Golden Eagle Sablefish chromosome 9, Afim_UVic_2022, whole genome shotgun sequence genome contains the following window.
GTGGAATTGCCTTCAATGTCTATCATCCCTTATGGCTGCATCCCCAACCACCGAGCCTCCACCttctccaccatctcctcccTGTCCACCGCCTCCAAAGACTCCATGTTCTCCACCTTGTCCGTAGCCTCGGAGTCCTACGCTCCGTCCCTCTACTCTGCCACCTCGGGCGTTGACAGTGACTACTTTGAAGATTCTGACGACAACAACTGCTCCTCCCCCGTCGCTGAGAAGTGTTCGCCAAAGTCCAGCAAAGTTCGGCCCGGCTCAGCCAGCACCTGTACCGACTCTTCATCAAACCCAAGAGCCCTCGGTCGCTGTCCCGTGCCAAGAGCTTAGGAAACCCAGAGTTGAAGGAGCTTTTAGTGGGGCGAGAGAAGCGCTCCAACTCTCTTCCACAGCAAGTCCAGTTACGCTGTGCTGAGCCCTTCCTCCAGCCACAAAGTCAAACACTCAGACACGTCTGCTTCCGACGGAGGCCCATTCTCAGCAGCGATGAGGACAGTAAGAATACTACGCTGAGGGTGGTGGTGTTCGGCGCTGATCGCGTGGCGGGGAAGGTGGCCCGAGCCTACAACAGcctgaggaggaaggagagtgCGTGTCCACGTCTCAGCAGGGCCTTCAAGCTCCAGTTCTACTTTGTGCCAGTGAAGAGGGACTCGGCTGCAGGGCCGGGGGGTCCCAAGTCTCCTGGTCCTGTGTGTCAAACTGGAACTCCAAAAGGGGCGGCCCTGTCTAATGTAGGTAGAAGAGTACTTAAATAGAACGGTCACACATTGAACACAAGATTTACTTCATGACATCATATTTCCTAAACTGTCAAAGACCTGAGTTGGACTGTACAGAGCAAAGAAAGACTTATTAATGACTAATTCCTCTGTTGTAATAATTGGTTTTGCTTAAGCAGGATCTTCACACGGGGTCAGGGGACAGCACCAACGACATTGCCCATCTCCTCGGTATGTTGGACCCCTGGTACGAAAGAAACACCCTTAGCCTGCTCAACCTGCCTGCCAACGTCGTCTGCCAGGTACAACTGGAGTCTTAACTTTTACACTCAACCTCACCTTTATCCAGCTAAGAACATCTCAAGTGTAATCTATTCCTAAACCAAACATGTTTTCCAGATAATTGTTATCGTGCAGATGGATAAAGCACGGAACTTAAACACCTTTCAATAACAACCAATGTTTTGTTCAAGACATATAACTCATCCTGCTGTATTATAATATTGATGAATTGTCTTACATTGCTCAGCAGCAAACCTCAAAGACGGAGTCGGAGTCATATGACAGTTCCTATGAGCAGCGTCTGCCCATCCTGGCCGACTTGGTCCTGTACTACTGCCGCTACGCTGCCAAGCCGGCTCTGATCCAGCTCTACCAGGCTGAGGTAAGacacacttttacacacaaacatcacacaAAGCCTTAATAAACTATATGCATCCCTGCCATCCAGACCTCTTATCCAGACCTTGGCACCCTTGTGGACAGAAATAGGAACCTGATTGCCCTCTTAGTTTTTTCTGGTAACAAATGTAATGCAAATGTTCCAAGTTCTGTGTGATTGATTGAGGAATCCTTGGTGTTTCAGCTGACGTTAGCTTGTGGCGAGAGGAGGACGGAGGTGTTCATCCACTCCCTGGAGCTGGGTCACACCGCAGGGACACGAGCCGTAAAGGCCATGGGTGAGTGTGACACACACGGGCATATTCGAGCAACCACCGCGCCAGcaatgcaataaatgcaatttTCCACGCACTTTAATGCATCATTGGTTTTTATGAGGTTGAAGCTGGACTACATTTACAACAGCGGAACATCAGTTATTTCTATATCATGATTCAGTCTACTTCTACTTTTCTGGTTTCACTTGTCACTTCCACTTGCAAATTtgctttttaatttcctttgaaGAAGTTACAATTCTGGTAAAGCTCTTTGTGCCTCAAGCCCGCTGGTTAACTGCACCTTCTGCTTTCTTGTTAAaatgggaatttttttttttaattgtcattttatCATCATCTACATTGAATGCTGTCACAATACAGCAATTCCAGTGATCATATTGCTCCACTTGTTCATAAGCCTGAACATGTTTAATCATATTTAACAGTACTGCAGCATTATTTTAGCACTATTTATAAACAGTATGACTGAAacactgctctgtgtgtgtttaaaggtgCTGCCAGTAAACGGTTTGGTATCCACGGTGACCGAGAAGCAGTGCCTCTAACGTTGGAGATGGTGTACAACAGGGTAAGGTGGTGATTTTATTCCTTATCAAAATGAGGGTCTTAAAAATGCACTTTACATGTAGAATATTCATAAATACCAGCAGGACATGTCAGCAGAGACAGGTTCCGTTATCTACTTTTAGAGACCGTGCTGGTTCTCCCTGTTTAACCTTATTCAAGTGGTTTCGGTTGTGGTCACTTCTCCACCCACAGGAAATGACGCACGGAAGTTGTGTGGCAAAATAGTCTGCCAAACAGTCACAGGCACGTGCCCTGTCCACTGTGGGCTCTGTGGTGCGAGGCCCTAGAAAAAGACGTTCCTGTTCACTGACTAACCCGTTACTCATCATCTGTCCCTCATCTTCAAAAAGATACATTATTTACAGTTTGAAATATGGTTCCCAAATTCAGAAGGAAGCAGGTGTCTTTCATTTccttgtatgtttgtgttttttttctccaaaaaatgataacaataatcGTGTCTTTCTCCTCCCATTCAGGTGGTGATTAGCGGGAGAAGCCAGCGGAAGAGAGAAACCAAAATCTGTACGTCGGTAAACTTAACCAAAGCGTGCAAGAATCCTGAGGCGCTAGGTATGCTACTGACATAAAGCTACATGCTGAACTGTGTGCTTGATAGAGTGCTGCAAGAACAAGTCCTAAAATCTAGAAATGAGTCAGTGTTTTGCAcctcgtctcaaagtcaatgttttttttcaatggctTTTTTGGTtaagatgcctgaaataaggtttCTTTCTTGGGGAAAGCCCTGAAGGCAATCTTCTCCCGAATGCctttttgtcgagggaaccatTGCTaagtcatccctgcagcactctattgaGGCCTCAAATAAGCTACGTAGAGATTCTACAAAACATCATAATTACTGTTTAGGGTGAAAAGGAACACTTGTCATTAGTCAACGTTTcaacaaacatttgtgtttcCAGCTATTGTGAAATGAAAATCCCTTTGATATTTTCTTCTTGATACCTGCATTTTGGAATTATGCAGCAATTCCTCCATCAGGTGTGTAAGTGTGCTCACAATGTAATTCAAAATGATCTCTCTCAGACTCAAAGATGGAGTGCCTGCAGCTCACGATGACTCAGGTCATGAAGAAACAAAACTGCAAAAGCAAGAAGGGCTACAACCAGGTGAGCTAAACATAATCATCAGCCTGTGGCCGtggtttgtggtttttaaaGATCATGGCAGCAGCACACTTTCACAAACAACTCTGTGACACATTCTCCATTTCAATACAGAGATCTCAGCACAATAACTTTAAAGCGTCTGtaactcctctctctctctctcttatctctcaTCTCACGCATGCTGAGAACAAAGTTTGTTAGCTTGACAGAGGGAAAAGACACAACACAGTCTGTTTTCTCCAATAATGTTGTTTACTCAACATTGTAGCTTAATCTCTTCCATTTGGAGTTTTTGATTTGCAAGAGCCGTTTCACACCTCAGCAGAGTAGTCAGTCTTCAGCTCAAGGCTCTCTTTACGACACACAAAGTGCTgcaaaaatatatgtttaacaGCACGACAAGCTGCAATAGCAATGGACATCATATCAAATGATATATGTGGAATATATGGCACAGTTTTGAAGGAATTTTCCAACCGtccagcattttttttccttttttttcttcaacatgtTTCCCCTTGAGGtgcaatgcatttatttttgctctgtTCTCTTTCGTTTTGCAGCAGCTGAGCgtggtggaggtgaaggtggaCAAGGTGCAGGTCAGCGGTACTGGAAACACAACCTTTGCTGTATGTCTGgaccaggatgagaaaaaaatactgcagGGGGTCACCAGGtctggacacacagacacacgcacacacacacacacacacacacacacacacacacacacacacacacacgcacacacacacactgacacaccacacacacacagagaggatgtAGACATTAATGTAGACATGCACAGTAACTGGAAGTGAAGTGGTGCACCACAACTATTTCATCTTTCAGTTCTGTAAAGTGGAGGCTCACCTAGACCAGTTCCCCTGATCTTTTAACGTCTACATCTTAAATGTCTTTCACATGTAAGATAAATAATTTCTTGTCTCAAAGACGGACAAGACAGGCTTATTATTTTAGACGTATTCTAAATGCAGTTTCTCATCTCAGCCAGAAACCAGTTTCTTCTCTGAGAATAAACatgaatagaaacacacacGTACTTACACCATTCACTCACAAGTCAAAACTCCCTCACAAGTGTTCTTATTAATCTAACCCATgcgtctccctctgtctcataCAGATGTGACATATCGGTCTGCTACAAACCTGACAGCTCCACCGACTGGAGGCTAAGAAAAGAGCCGTCCTCAGGCCAAATCCAGCCTCTCAACCCCACCTTCTGCTCCCTCCTCTGCCTGCCCATAGTCACTTTCAGTGGGGCTCTTCCGTGAAACTACTGGCCTGACTGGTTTGAACTGGATGGTTTCGTAAGAAAATATTCTGCGCACTTAATTATCCTCTCAATAACAGACACTGATGCTGTTGTCAAGTTCACGTGATGGTGGCCTGAAACGGCAGTGGGATGCAACACGATGGAAACCGCAGACCTGGCCTGCGATCGTCAATAGAAATACATACCAAAGGACCGGAGAAACACAGAATGACTACATACAATGGTTCTAATGATATGCAGTCTAGCTTCCTCTGTACGAAGCAATCATTCACAGTGGTTAAGGAAACTGTTGAAATTACATTCTAGGGGTTTCAGTTCCTTTTTTCCTGCTGACAGAGAAGTGACCATACATACCCGCAGATACATTACAATGTAATTTGATCAAACAGGGTGCATCTTCACGTGTTGAAATAAGCCTGGATCCTACCAGGAGATGGAATGTTTAAATGTGGACATCGTCTTTGAGTCAAAGTTTGAGAACTCGACGGACATGGACATGGAGGACCAGGGGGAACATTTTACATCTCCTGACCAGACTGAACTATGTAATGCCTCCATTAGCTGTGATTACGGGACTATGTGACTATATCTGAGAATGGACACTATGGACTTACACAATATGTAAATAAGATGtttgttaaatattatattgCATGCTTTAACTTGAATTTTACACCATCATGTTTTATGTCTGGCATAAATGGGAATTGAATGATTTCTCCTAAGGAGTTACTGTTTAAACTGGAGTTATAACCAGCAGGGGGCTCTGTTGACATTCCAACCACAGACTGTAGATTCCAACCGACAGTGGAAGTACAGCTTACTTTAATAAACAAGAGTTGGCCATAGCTGTACTGAAGTTTCActttgtaataaatgtaatgacaTTTATGTAAAGATCATATTTTTAGCTCTTGCAAAGTGCTAACCTTTATTTCACCGGGGGAAACAGATGAAAATTTACATTTGATATTGTGGTGCTAAAAAATACCTTTATAAAAAGCTTTGCataatgtttgacatttcaaatatgtatttaaaattgttgttttgctgtAAAGGGATAATACCCTGAGCCCCTGACTGAGACTGATATAGTAGCACTGCACGTAAAAATCTTGTATGGAATTGGAGTACTTGATTCATGATTTAGGTACTTTTATGTTCAGATAAATGGCCAACATGCCTTCTCTGATGGCACTGATGCGAATGCATATTTATAATTGTATCATCTATGCAGCGGACACATGTGATATTAAATCTTCAATAAAATGTACGTCTTTAACAGGAGATTATCATCTTGACTTTTCCTTTCATTTGAAGAGGTGTCTGTGTATATtaccatctatctatctatctatctatctatctatctatctatctatctatctatctatctatctatctatctatctatctatctatctatctatctatctatctatctatctatctatctatctatctatctatctatctatctatctatctatctatccatccatccatccatccatccatccatccatccatctatctatctatctatctatctatctatctatctatctatctatctatctatctatctatctatctatctatctatctatctatctatctatctatctatctatctatctatctatctatctatctctctctatctctctatctctctatctatctctctgtctatctatctatctatctatctatctatctatctatctatctatctatctatctatctatactCTCTTctatatctctatctatctatctatctatctatctctctatctttaTCTACGCTCTAatatatctctatctatctatctatctatctatctatctatctatctatctatctatctatctatctatctatctatctatctattttcaCTTACattcattacagtcatttagctaGACGCTctatatctctatctatctatctctctctctctctctctctctctctctctctctctctctctctctctctctctctctctatctttgaACACCTGTAGTGTAAATGATAGTTTACACGGATAcgcgctctgattggtcacCAAAACCTCGCGACACGCCATTGGTGGGCTTTGTCGACGGGGGGGGCGTGGTCTGAGACGAGCCTCACTGCCAGGTTGACAGACGCGTCTGGAGGTGACTGACAGAGCCGCCGACCGGGAGGTGAGACAGCCTGTGAATGGAGCTGTTTGCAAAACTTATCTGCAGGTAAGTTTTCCCCAAAAAACGctgaaatatgatatattataataattaaagaaatgatTGATATTTCCATTAGTTATTGTGTCTATTTTAGCAACTCGTGAAACATGTGGGCGCCTGTGAATAGTTATGTTATGCTGGCTGGAGCCGCAGGTGATGATGACATGTTATGTTTGTCTTAGTCactttatttaacttattaTGCGGAAGCTGTGTCTAAACTCTAATCTCATACTCGCAGCTTGAGAtggttatgtttgtatatattggttatgtttgtatatattggttatgtttgtatatattggttatgttagtatatattggttatgttagtatatattgttatgttagtatatattggttatgtttgtatatattggttatgtttgtatatattggttatgttatgttagtatttattggttatgttagtatatattggttatgttagtatatattggttatgtttgtatatattggttatgttagtatatattggttatgttagtatatattggttattggttatgttagtatatattggttatgtttgtatatattggttatgttagtatatattggttatgttagtatatattggttatgtttgtatatattggttatgttagtatatattggttatgttagtatatattggttatgtttgtatatattggttatgttagtatatattggttatgtttgtatatattggttatgtttgtatatattggttatgttagtatatattggttatgttagtatatattggttatgttagtatatattggttatgtttgtatatattggttatgttagtatatattggttatgttagtatatattggttatgtttgtatatattggttattggttatgttagtatatattggttattggttatgttagtatatattggttattgttatgttagtatatattggttatgtttgtatatattggtTTGTttagtatatattggttatgttatgtatatattggttatgtttgtatatattggttatgttagtatatattggttatgttagtatatattggtattattgttatgttagtatatattggttatgtttgtatatattggttatgttagtatatattggttatgttagtatatattggttatgtttgtatatattggttatgtttgtatatattggttatgttagtatatattggttatgttagtatatattggttatgttagtaTATATGGTTATTGGTTATTGTTATttagtatatattggttatgtttgtatatattggttatgttagtatatattatgttagtatatattggttatgttagtatatattgtttatgtttgttattggttatgttagtatatattggttattggttatgttagtatatattggttatgttagtatatattggttatgttagtatatattggttatgttagtatatattggttatgttagtatatattggttatgttgtatatattgttatgttagtatatattggttatgtttgtatatattggttatgttagtatatatattggttatgtttgtatatattggttatgttagtatatattggttatgtttgttattggttatgttagtatatatatattggttatgttgtatatattggttatgtttgtatatattggttatgttagtatatattggttatgtttgtatatattggttatgtttgtatatattggttatgtttgtatatattggttatgttagtatatattggttatgtttgtatatattggttatgttagtatatattggttatgttagtatatattggttatgtttgtatatattggttatgttagtatatattggttatgttagtatatattggttatgttagta
Protein-coding sequences here:
- the pik3r5 gene encoding LOW QUALITY PROTEIN: phosphoinositide 3-kinase regulatory subunit 5 (The sequence of the model RefSeq protein was modified relative to this genomic sequence to represent the inferred CDS: inserted 1 base in 1 codon), translated to MQHTSCTEDRIQHALDRCLDGLRQSPTAAQHWNVLMRGPGQSMNRWSLEELVKRDPENFLILLQQIIRKTKEVQEQCQYELVAPLAIMFSSTLLQTPYCPPDTELLEKAIEVFRCFLTWPEPYCSVCRNLLTTLQLEIKAPGISFQRLVREEQFLNTPSQSSKTMTVLLMNPCEVPADFLSVGEQLSGIQHPQRETYITLIKHAFQSTLGTKHPLNSIHRALQEKTVSELGEIFSVVSDVLETAAAMSDPLKGRSYVIEGLEQLRESMTIPASNGKKSDGMLQTLPLPTAKCYMFHWETDNFDVLNTLLEHEPDDQVMNGQAEEEEEEDIDEEEDIDEEEDEEDEEEEDKDQDEEEHGVELPSMSIIPYGCIPNHRASTFSTISSLSTASKDSMFSTLSVASESYAPSLYSATSGVDSDYFEDSDDNNCSSPVAEKCSPKSXQSSARLSQHLYRLFIKPKSPRSLSRAKSLGNPELKELLVGREKRSNSLPQQVQLRCAEPFLQPQSQTLRHVCFRRRPILSSDEDSKNTTLRVVVFGADRVAGKVARAYNSLRRKESACPRLSRAFKLQFYFVPVKRDSAAGPGGPKSPGPVCQTGTPKGAALSNDLHTGSGDSTNDIAHLLGMLDPWYERNTLSLLNLPANVVCQQTSKTESESYDSSYEQRLPILADLVLYYCRYAAKPALIQLYQAELTLACGERRTEVFIHSLELGHTAGTRAVKAMGAASKRFGIHGDREAVPLTLEMVYNRVVISGRSQRKRETKICTSVNLTKACKNPEALDSKMECLQLTMTQVMKKQNCKSKKGYNQQLSVVEVKVDKVQVSGTGNTTFAVCLDQDEKKILQGVTRCDISVCYKPDSSTDWRLRKEPSSGQIQPLNPTFCSLLCLPIVTFSGALP